The following are encoded together in the Chaetodon auriga isolate fChaAug3 chromosome 4, fChaAug3.hap1, whole genome shotgun sequence genome:
- the plrg1 gene encoding pleiotropic regulator 1: protein MSEDVQKHSVHTLVFRSLKRTHDMFVSDHAKPVALDDESYQLKMDVKLKAEYGAVLHMPVLKEGKNRVSQLPGSMHGLQSITQPGDEPEYLIAGTHAYPSGPGVALTADTQTHRNPSEGGVHSMALALPPSQARQDASRTAASIGDIHRHAGGGERSHPPSSALSLMEGGTTRNSSLMRKAPTMPKPQWHPPWKLFRVISGHLGWVRSIAVEPGNQWFVTGSADRTIKIWDLASGKLKLSLTGHISTVRGVAVSSRSPYLFSCGEDKQVKCWDLEYNKVIRHYHGHLSAVYDLDLHPTIDVLVTCSRDATARVWDIRTKANVHTLTGHTNTVATVRCQAAEPQVITGSHDSTIRLWDLIAGKTRATLTNHKKSVRTIVLHPRQYTFASGSADNIKQWMFPDGNFIQNLSGHNAIINTLAVNSDGVLVSGADNGTIHMWDWRTGYNFQRIHAAVQPGSLDSESGIFACIFDHSESRLITAEADKTIKVYKEDDMATEESHPINWKPEILKRKRF, encoded by the exons ATGAGTGAG GATGTCCAGAAGCACTCGGTCCACACTCTGGTCTTCAGATCTCTCAAAAGGACGCATGATATGTTTGTGTCTGACCATGCGAAACCCGTCGCACTGGATGATGAAAG CTACCAGTTAAAGATGGATGTGAAACTGAAAGCGGAGTACGGTGCAGTTTTACACATGCCTGTCCTGAAGGAAGGGAAAAACAGGGTGTCACAGCTTCCTGGCAGCATGCACGGCCTGCAGAGCATCACACAGCCAG ggGATGAGCCTGAATACCTGATCGCCGGCACACATGCTTATCCCTCTGGACCTG GAGTCGCTTtgactgctgacacacagacacacaggaatcCAAGCGAGGGAGGAGTCCACTCCATGGCGCTGGCTTTGCCGCCGTCGCAAGCCAG GCAGGACGCGAGCCGCACCGCCGCCAGCATCGGCGACATCCATCGACAcgcaggaggaggggagagatcTCACCCTCCATCGAGCGCTCTG TCACTCATGGAAGGAGGCACCACCAGAAATTCCTCGCTCATGAGGAAAGCACCAACCATGCCCAAACCCCAGTGGCATCCGCCGTGGAAGCTGTTTCGG GTCATCAGCGGTCACCTCGGCTGGGTGAGGTCCATCGCCGTGGAGCCTGGGAATCAGTGGTTCGTCACAGGGTCTGCTGATCGAACCATAAAG ATCTGGGACCTGGCCAGCGGGAAACTGAAACTCTCCCTGACTGGACACATCAGTACAGTGCGCGGTGTGGCGGTCAGCAGCCGCAGCCCCTACCTGTTCTCCTGTGGAGAAGACAAGCAAGTCAAGTGTTGGGATCTGGAGTATAACAAG GTCATCAGGCACTACCACGGACACCTCAGTGCTGTGTACGATTTAGACCTCCACCCAACGATCGACGTGCTGGTGACGTGCAGCAGAGATGCCACAGCAAGG GTGTGGGACATCAGGACAAAAGCCAACGTGCACACACTGACCGGCCACACCAACACTGTGGCCACAGTCAGATGTCAGGCTGCAGAACCACAAGTCATCACTG GCAGCCACGACTCAACCATCAGGCTGTGGGATTTGATCGCTGGAAAAACCAGAGCAACTCTGACAAACCACAAGAAGTCTGTCCGAACTATCGTGCTGCACCCCAGACA ATACACGTTTGCCTCTGGTTCTGCTGATAACATCAAACAGTGGATGTTTCCAGATGGAAACTTCATCCAGAACCTGTCGGGCCACAACGCCATCATCAACACCCTCGCTGTGAACTCTGACGGCGTGCTGGTCTCTGGAG CCGACAATGGAACCATCCACATGTGGGATTGGAGGACGGGCTACAACTTCCAGCGCATTCACGCGGCCGTGCAGCCTGGATCTCTGGACAGCGAGTCGGGCATCTTTGCTTGCATTTTCGACCACTCGGAGAGCAGACTGATCACCGCCGAGGCTGACAAGACCATCAAAGTATACAAGGAGGACGACATGGCT aCGGAGGAAAGCCATCCGATCAACTGGAAACCAGAGATCCTAAAGAGAAAAAGATTCTAG